The nucleotide window AGTATAACAATACAGTCAACAAACTCTATGACCTCGGTATATGGCAGTTTGTAACCCTGCAATACAAGGAAAACAAAGATACCGCCCGGGCCCTCGATGCTTATCTCTTCCTCACTCCCCGCCGCCGTCAGGAACTGGGAATCAACTTTGAGGTAAGTAACAGTTCCGACTATACGCTGGGCTCCGGTGTAAGCCTCAACTACCGGCACATCAACCTGAGCAAAAGCGCTACCCAGCTGAGTATGAGCCTCAATACCGGTATCGAGCTGGTAAAACAACCCAGTGAATGGGTACTGCAATCCAGAGAGTTTGGTGGAGAGATAGGCCTTACCTGGCCCCGCTTTGCCCTGCCTTTTAATATCCGGCAGGCACCCAGGTCCAACGTAAAAACCAGGCTTACCCTGGGCGCCAACTACCTGTCCCGCATACAAAAATTCGATATCACCAGCATCAACCTCACCTATGGTTATGACTGGAATGAAAGTGCATATAAACGCTGGATCGTAAAACCTTTCATCCTCAACTATGTAGGCGTGAATCTCAATCCGGAGTTCAGAGATACAACGGTAAACAAAAACCCTTATCTCAAACGTAGTTTTGAACCCGCACTCATCGGTGGAGAAAGTGTTTCATTTATTTTCAGCAACAACGACCTGCTGCATCCGCGGCATTACAGCTATTTCAGAATAAACATTGAGGAATCAGGGTTGTGGCTGAATGGGATTAACAGCCTGGTAGATGCGGTCACTGGTAAGAGATCTAATGTAGAATCCCTTACCCGGGTAACCATTTCAAACTTTGTGAAGACGGAAGCAGACTACCGCCATTACTGGAGACTGAATAACCACAGCGGACTGGCCACCAGGCTGTATGCAGGTATCGGTATTCCTTACAGTTATTCTTCCGTATTACCTTATGTAAGACAGTTCACCGCCGGCGGGCCTAATAGTATCCGTGCATTCCGCCTGCGTACCCTGGGCCCTGGCTCTTTTAAAGATACTTCCACCAGTGCCCAGATATTCCCCGATCAAACTGGAGATATGAAACTGGAAGGCAACATAGAATACCGCTTCGACCTGCTGCGCATGTTTGGCGGTACTGTCAACCTCAAAGGCGCTACCTTCCTGGATATGGGTAATATCTGGATGATCAACAAAGATTCAACCAGACCCGGCTCCGAGTTCCGTTTCGATAAGCTGTATAAAGACCTGGC belongs to Chitinophaga sp. HK235 and includes:
- a CDS encoding BamA/TamA family outer membrane protein, which produces MLRYLLLLAVILTLGACSNTKYLQKDQSLYISSKVEVHGDILNSEKQDIRSSLSSKSLMTQQPNKRLLNTRIKVFLYNQKYNEKKSNWFWNLVLSKRNLEAPVVYDSAKTRESISRMTSYLHNQGFFYASVDASSKEKRRKTSVTYTVNTGRNFVLDKITYDVPDSNILAIVKANQELSLIQKGIAYKAATLSSERERLTRVIRDAGYYKFGRDAIEFTVDTLNKALFRNSLNPFEGFVNIFNENKGREKPTMDVEIHVKNPEDSANATWQLYHISRIYAYPDFPLNGNANDSTLKEDKRKYITIRSHQDILKPKILSKSILLRPGETYSLQQYNNTVNKLYDLGIWQFVTLQYKENKDTARALDAYLFLTPRRRQELGINFEVSNSSDYTLGSGVSLNYRHINLSKSATQLSMSLNTGIELVKQPSEWVLQSREFGGEIGLTWPRFALPFNIRQAPRSNVKTRLTLGANYLSRIQKFDITSINLTYGYDWNESAYKRWIVKPFILNYVGVNLNPEFRDTTVNKNPYLKRSFEPALIGGESVSFIFSNNDLLHPRHYSYFRINIEESGLWLNGINSLVDAVTGKRSNVESLTRVTISNFVKTEADYRHYWRLNNHSGLATRLYAGIGIPYSYSSVLPYVRQFTAGGPNSIRAFRLRTLGPGSFKDTSTSAQIFPDQTGDMKLEGNIEYRFDLLRMFGGTVNLKGATFLDMGNIWMINKDSTRPGSEFRFDKLYKDLAIGTGVGLRLDFSFFLIRLDWGIPVKVPYNTNNKNGWYLNQWDLSSSKWRRENIIWNLAIGYPF